One region of Bombus affinis isolate iyBomAffi1 chromosome 3, iyBomAffi1.2, whole genome shotgun sequence genomic DNA includes:
- the LOC126914045 gene encoding orexin/Hypocretin receptor type 1-like isoform X3: MSTNVYNDSTISSPEFNSSYNGTMVSSNESFGMDITGDILWYFYDKFHSETNYLLIILYVPVMALAITANVLVIAVVFKYHYMRSVTNYFVVNLSVADLLVTTICMPVAVSQAVSIVWIHGEIMCKLSSYLQGVAVAASVFTISAMSIDRYLAIRSPMAFRRVFNRRSTVLVIVALWLVALIIFAPVLRAMTLHSPSMELSNISFHGSWTMTKNFSQNTSRVSHLPPVFYICSEDFKPLGIQAPLFGAVCFVLVYAIPGFVVILSYSMMGRTLCARKPPFDCDSVEGSASSQQSFRLVRERRRIAWILLLLAVFFALCWLPYNVLMLLIDLGAVGGKTTRDALSYCLFLGHANSALNPVVYCVMTRNFRRSISEILCCGSHGFTRRKPRHRSAQGTAVIDDMCAGCSASSTIRRGLFRKRTMLPGCRCGLPINGHHAVLALRRTATTSSGYDSYLSRHSPHRRCYMLRSLRGRPQMGMEQVQVNKTQETCYKKNEASQPHINIFITTDEQH; the protein is encoded by the exons ATGTCGACGAATGTATACAACGACTCAACGATATCTTCACCAGAGTTTAATAGCTCATACAATGGGACGATGGTGTCCTCAAACGAAAGCTTCGGAATGGATATCACCGGGGATATACTTTGGTATTTTTACGACAAGTTTCACAGCGAAACTAATTACTTGTTGATCATCCTCTATGTTCCTGTGATGGCACTCGCAATAACGGCCAACGTCCTCGTGATTGCAGTCGTATTCAAATACCACTACATGCGTAG cgTGACTAATTATTTCGTGGTCAACTTGTCAGTGGCGGACCTTTTGGTGACTACTATTTGCATGCCTGTGGCTGTCAGTCAAGCAGTCTCCATAGTATGGATCCACGGCGAAATAATGTGCAAACTTTCCTCTTACCTtcagg GTGTTGCAGTCGCTGCTTCGGTTTTTACCATCAGCGCGATGAGCATCGACAGATACTTGGCGATAAGGAGTCCTATGGCATTTCGACGAGTGTTCAATCGAAGAAGCACGGTTCTCGTAATCGTGGCTCTTTGGTTGGTCGCTTTAATCATCTTTGCTCCTGTTCTCAGAGCG ATGACCCTCCACAGTCCGAGTATGGAACTTAGCAACATATCTTTCCACGGATCCTGGACAATGACGAAGAATTTTTCACAGAATACCTCTCGTGTCTCTCATCTACCACCTGTTTTCTACATTTGTTCGGAAGATTTTAAGCCTCTGGGCATTCAGGCGCCTCTTTTCGGTGCTGTGTGCTTTGTGCTGGTTTATGCGATTCCAG GTTTCGTCGTAATACTATCTTACTCGATGATGGGTCGAACACTGTGCGCCCGAAAACCACCTTTCGACTGTGATAGCGTCGAAGGAAGCGCCAGCTCGCAACAG AGTTTCAGGCTGGTACGTGAGAGAAGGCGAATTGCTTGGATATTGCTTCTTTTGGCGGTGTTCTTTGCTCTGTGTtggttaccatataacgtcttaATGCTACTGATAGATCTGGGCGCAGTTG GGGGAAAGACAACGAGAGATGCTCTTTCCTATTGCCTGTTTCTGGGACACGCGAATAGCGCATTGAATCCTGTCGTATACTGTGTTATGACCCGTAATTTTCGGCGGAGTATATCGGAGATTCTTTGTTGTGGATCCCATGGGTTCACTCGTCGAAAACCCCGTCACAGG AGTGCTCAAGGAACCGCCGTGATCGATGACATGTGTGCAGGGTGTAGTGCTAGTAGCACGATAAGACGCGGATTGTTTCGCAAGCGGACGATGTTACCTGGATGCAGATGTGGGCTACCGATTAACGGCCATCACGCAGTTTTAGCCCTCCGACGAACGGCTACAACTAGCAGCGGATACGACAGCTACCTTAGCAGACACAGTCCTCATCGACGTTGTTACATGTTACGGAGTCTTCGGGGAAGGCCGCAAATGGGGATGGAACAAGTCCAGGTAAACAAAACTCAAGAGACCTGCTACAAGAAGAACGAAGCAAGTCAACCTCATATTAATATATTCATCACCACGGACGAACAACATTGA
- the LOC126914045 gene encoding orexin/Hypocretin receptor type 1-like isoform X2: MSCIILAGWKVVRSQKSLSLAFHCTHKIVRESLILDYKNEEIMSTNVYNDSTISSPEFNSSYNGTMVSSNESFGMDITGDILWYFYDKFHSETNYLLIILYVPVMALAITANVLVIAVVFKYHYMRSVTNYFVVNLSVADLLVTTICMPVAVSQAVSIVWIHGEIMCKLSSYLQGVAVAASVFTISAMSIDRYLAIRSPMAFRRVFNRRSTVLVIVALWLVALIIFAPVLRAMTLHSPSMELSNISFHGSWTMTKNFSQNTSRVSHLPPVFYICSEDFKPLGIQAPLFGAVCFVLVYAIPGFVVILSYSMMGRTLCARKPPFDCDSVEGSASSQQSFRLVRERRRIAWILLLLAVFFALCWLPYNVLMLLIDLGAVGGKTTRDALSYCLFLGHANSALNPVVYCVMTRNFRRSISEILCCGSHGFTRRKPRHRSAQGTAVIDDMCAGCSASSTIRRGLFRKRTMLPGCRCGLPINGHHAVLALRRTATTSSGYDSYLSRHSPHRRCYMLRSLRGRPQMGMEQVQVNKTQETCYKKNEASQPHINIFITTDEQH; the protein is encoded by the exons ATGTCGTGTATTATTCTCGCCGGGTGGAAGGTAGTTCGATC CCAGAAATCACTTTCGCTTGCGTTCCATTGCACGCACAAGATCGTACGAGAGAGCTTGATATTGGATTATAAAAACGAGGAGATCATGTCGACGAATGTATACAACGACTCAACGATATCTTCACCAGAGTTTAATAGCTCATACAATGGGACGATGGTGTCCTCAAACGAAAGCTTCGGAATGGATATCACCGGGGATATACTTTGGTATTTTTACGACAAGTTTCACAGCGAAACTAATTACTTGTTGATCATCCTCTATGTTCCTGTGATGGCACTCGCAATAACGGCCAACGTCCTCGTGATTGCAGTCGTATTCAAATACCACTACATGCGTAG cgTGACTAATTATTTCGTGGTCAACTTGTCAGTGGCGGACCTTTTGGTGACTACTATTTGCATGCCTGTGGCTGTCAGTCAAGCAGTCTCCATAGTATGGATCCACGGCGAAATAATGTGCAAACTTTCCTCTTACCTtcagg GTGTTGCAGTCGCTGCTTCGGTTTTTACCATCAGCGCGATGAGCATCGACAGATACTTGGCGATAAGGAGTCCTATGGCATTTCGACGAGTGTTCAATCGAAGAAGCACGGTTCTCGTAATCGTGGCTCTTTGGTTGGTCGCTTTAATCATCTTTGCTCCTGTTCTCAGAGCG ATGACCCTCCACAGTCCGAGTATGGAACTTAGCAACATATCTTTCCACGGATCCTGGACAATGACGAAGAATTTTTCACAGAATACCTCTCGTGTCTCTCATCTACCACCTGTTTTCTACATTTGTTCGGAAGATTTTAAGCCTCTGGGCATTCAGGCGCCTCTTTTCGGTGCTGTGTGCTTTGTGCTGGTTTATGCGATTCCAG GTTTCGTCGTAATACTATCTTACTCGATGATGGGTCGAACACTGTGCGCCCGAAAACCACCTTTCGACTGTGATAGCGTCGAAGGAAGCGCCAGCTCGCAACAG AGTTTCAGGCTGGTACGTGAGAGAAGGCGAATTGCTTGGATATTGCTTCTTTTGGCGGTGTTCTTTGCTCTGTGTtggttaccatataacgtcttaATGCTACTGATAGATCTGGGCGCAGTTG GGGGAAAGACAACGAGAGATGCTCTTTCCTATTGCCTGTTTCTGGGACACGCGAATAGCGCATTGAATCCTGTCGTATACTGTGTTATGACCCGTAATTTTCGGCGGAGTATATCGGAGATTCTTTGTTGTGGATCCCATGGGTTCACTCGTCGAAAACCCCGTCACAGG AGTGCTCAAGGAACCGCCGTGATCGATGACATGTGTGCAGGGTGTAGTGCTAGTAGCACGATAAGACGCGGATTGTTTCGCAAGCGGACGATGTTACCTGGATGCAGATGTGGGCTACCGATTAACGGCCATCACGCAGTTTTAGCCCTCCGACGAACGGCTACAACTAGCAGCGGATACGACAGCTACCTTAGCAGACACAGTCCTCATCGACGTTGTTACATGTTACGGAGTCTTCGGGGAAGGCCGCAAATGGGGATGGAACAAGTCCAGGTAAACAAAACTCAAGAGACCTGCTACAAGAAGAACGAAGCAAGTCAACCTCATATTAATATATTCATCACCACGGACGAACAACATTGA
- the LOC126914045 gene encoding orexin/Hypocretin receptor type 1-like isoform X1, whose protein sequence is MSRSMQTFCRYKWTSRNVQKSLSLAFHCTHKIVRESLILDYKNEEIMSTNVYNDSTISSPEFNSSYNGTMVSSNESFGMDITGDILWYFYDKFHSETNYLLIILYVPVMALAITANVLVIAVVFKYHYMRSVTNYFVVNLSVADLLVTTICMPVAVSQAVSIVWIHGEIMCKLSSYLQGVAVAASVFTISAMSIDRYLAIRSPMAFRRVFNRRSTVLVIVALWLVALIIFAPVLRAMTLHSPSMELSNISFHGSWTMTKNFSQNTSRVSHLPPVFYICSEDFKPLGIQAPLFGAVCFVLVYAIPGFVVILSYSMMGRTLCARKPPFDCDSVEGSASSQQSFRLVRERRRIAWILLLLAVFFALCWLPYNVLMLLIDLGAVGGKTTRDALSYCLFLGHANSALNPVVYCVMTRNFRRSISEILCCGSHGFTRRKPRHRSAQGTAVIDDMCAGCSASSTIRRGLFRKRTMLPGCRCGLPINGHHAVLALRRTATTSSGYDSYLSRHSPHRRCYMLRSLRGRPQMGMEQVQVNKTQETCYKKNEASQPHINIFITTDEQH, encoded by the exons ATGTCCCGCTCAATGCAAACCTTTTGCCGGTATAAGTGGACGTCTCGTAACGT CCAGAAATCACTTTCGCTTGCGTTCCATTGCACGCACAAGATCGTACGAGAGAGCTTGATATTGGATTATAAAAACGAGGAGATCATGTCGACGAATGTATACAACGACTCAACGATATCTTCACCAGAGTTTAATAGCTCATACAATGGGACGATGGTGTCCTCAAACGAAAGCTTCGGAATGGATATCACCGGGGATATACTTTGGTATTTTTACGACAAGTTTCACAGCGAAACTAATTACTTGTTGATCATCCTCTATGTTCCTGTGATGGCACTCGCAATAACGGCCAACGTCCTCGTGATTGCAGTCGTATTCAAATACCACTACATGCGTAG cgTGACTAATTATTTCGTGGTCAACTTGTCAGTGGCGGACCTTTTGGTGACTACTATTTGCATGCCTGTGGCTGTCAGTCAAGCAGTCTCCATAGTATGGATCCACGGCGAAATAATGTGCAAACTTTCCTCTTACCTtcagg GTGTTGCAGTCGCTGCTTCGGTTTTTACCATCAGCGCGATGAGCATCGACAGATACTTGGCGATAAGGAGTCCTATGGCATTTCGACGAGTGTTCAATCGAAGAAGCACGGTTCTCGTAATCGTGGCTCTTTGGTTGGTCGCTTTAATCATCTTTGCTCCTGTTCTCAGAGCG ATGACCCTCCACAGTCCGAGTATGGAACTTAGCAACATATCTTTCCACGGATCCTGGACAATGACGAAGAATTTTTCACAGAATACCTCTCGTGTCTCTCATCTACCACCTGTTTTCTACATTTGTTCGGAAGATTTTAAGCCTCTGGGCATTCAGGCGCCTCTTTTCGGTGCTGTGTGCTTTGTGCTGGTTTATGCGATTCCAG GTTTCGTCGTAATACTATCTTACTCGATGATGGGTCGAACACTGTGCGCCCGAAAACCACCTTTCGACTGTGATAGCGTCGAAGGAAGCGCCAGCTCGCAACAG AGTTTCAGGCTGGTACGTGAGAGAAGGCGAATTGCTTGGATATTGCTTCTTTTGGCGGTGTTCTTTGCTCTGTGTtggttaccatataacgtcttaATGCTACTGATAGATCTGGGCGCAGTTG GGGGAAAGACAACGAGAGATGCTCTTTCCTATTGCCTGTTTCTGGGACACGCGAATAGCGCATTGAATCCTGTCGTATACTGTGTTATGACCCGTAATTTTCGGCGGAGTATATCGGAGATTCTTTGTTGTGGATCCCATGGGTTCACTCGTCGAAAACCCCGTCACAGG AGTGCTCAAGGAACCGCCGTGATCGATGACATGTGTGCAGGGTGTAGTGCTAGTAGCACGATAAGACGCGGATTGTTTCGCAAGCGGACGATGTTACCTGGATGCAGATGTGGGCTACCGATTAACGGCCATCACGCAGTTTTAGCCCTCCGACGAACGGCTACAACTAGCAGCGGATACGACAGCTACCTTAGCAGACACAGTCCTCATCGACGTTGTTACATGTTACGGAGTCTTCGGGGAAGGCCGCAAATGGGGATGGAACAAGTCCAGGTAAACAAAACTCAAGAGACCTGCTACAAGAAGAACGAAGCAAGTCAACCTCATATTAATATATTCATCACCACGGACGAACAACATTGA
- the LOC126914045 gene encoding orexin/Hypocretin receptor type 1-like isoform X4: MSRSMQTFCRYKWTSRNVQKSLSLAFHCTHKIVRESLILDYKNEEIMSTNVYNDSTISSPEFNSSYNGTMVSSNESFGMDITGDILWYFYDKFHSETNYLLIILYVPVMALAITANVLVIAVVFKYHYMRSVTNYFVVNLSVADLLVTTICMPVAVSQAVSIVWIHGEIMCKLSSYLQGVAVAASVFTISAMSIDRYLAIRSPMAFRRVFNRRSTVLVIVALWLVALIIFAPVLRAMTLHSPSMELSNISFHGSWTMTKNFSQNTSRVSHLPPVFYICSEDFKPLGIQAPLFGAVCFVLVYAIPGFVVILSYSMMGRTLCARKPPFDCDSVEGSASSQQSFRLVRERRRIAWILLLLAVFFALCWLPYNVLMLLIDLGAVGGKTTRDALSYCLFLGHANSALNPVVYCVMTRNFRRSISEILCCGSHGFTRRKPRHRWF, encoded by the exons ATGTCCCGCTCAATGCAAACCTTTTGCCGGTATAAGTGGACGTCTCGTAACGT CCAGAAATCACTTTCGCTTGCGTTCCATTGCACGCACAAGATCGTACGAGAGAGCTTGATATTGGATTATAAAAACGAGGAGATCATGTCGACGAATGTATACAACGACTCAACGATATCTTCACCAGAGTTTAATAGCTCATACAATGGGACGATGGTGTCCTCAAACGAAAGCTTCGGAATGGATATCACCGGGGATATACTTTGGTATTTTTACGACAAGTTTCACAGCGAAACTAATTACTTGTTGATCATCCTCTATGTTCCTGTGATGGCACTCGCAATAACGGCCAACGTCCTCGTGATTGCAGTCGTATTCAAATACCACTACATGCGTAG cgTGACTAATTATTTCGTGGTCAACTTGTCAGTGGCGGACCTTTTGGTGACTACTATTTGCATGCCTGTGGCTGTCAGTCAAGCAGTCTCCATAGTATGGATCCACGGCGAAATAATGTGCAAACTTTCCTCTTACCTtcagg GTGTTGCAGTCGCTGCTTCGGTTTTTACCATCAGCGCGATGAGCATCGACAGATACTTGGCGATAAGGAGTCCTATGGCATTTCGACGAGTGTTCAATCGAAGAAGCACGGTTCTCGTAATCGTGGCTCTTTGGTTGGTCGCTTTAATCATCTTTGCTCCTGTTCTCAGAGCG ATGACCCTCCACAGTCCGAGTATGGAACTTAGCAACATATCTTTCCACGGATCCTGGACAATGACGAAGAATTTTTCACAGAATACCTCTCGTGTCTCTCATCTACCACCTGTTTTCTACATTTGTTCGGAAGATTTTAAGCCTCTGGGCATTCAGGCGCCTCTTTTCGGTGCTGTGTGCTTTGTGCTGGTTTATGCGATTCCAG GTTTCGTCGTAATACTATCTTACTCGATGATGGGTCGAACACTGTGCGCCCGAAAACCACCTTTCGACTGTGATAGCGTCGAAGGAAGCGCCAGCTCGCAACAG AGTTTCAGGCTGGTACGTGAGAGAAGGCGAATTGCTTGGATATTGCTTCTTTTGGCGGTGTTCTTTGCTCTGTGTtggttaccatataacgtcttaATGCTACTGATAGATCTGGGCGCAGTTG GGGGAAAGACAACGAGAGATGCTCTTTCCTATTGCCTGTTTCTGGGACACGCGAATAGCGCATTGAATCCTGTCGTATACTGTGTTATGACCCGTAATTTTCGGCGGAGTATATCGGAGATTCTTTGTTGTGGATCCCATGGGTTCACTCGTCGAAAACCCCGTCACAGG TGGTTCTGA
- the LOC126914039 gene encoding X-ray repair cross-complementing protein 6-like: protein MESCSDDDIENDLEDLYGVRDGTLFVIDATPSMFKNDPDNPYFLQCIKQYKEVLKQKLVWDRQDWIGLVLFGTEIWDKDPEIKHILTLQKLGLPSRESMKEIMKIDEGNKWKDYRDIASSTAYPLYDVLWHAAEVFSAIRITMPMRRVIIFTSCDNPPCNDNEKHRIRVQATSYSDIDLQLLVVGLGENWNHDLFYKDLEMLSKKIDEDDYNRISLKDIVEQVKLPSRNMAQLPWRLGENVIIDVSLRSLSVKTSYLKKENISKKSNIPLTSHTYHVVDEDNDIEEVGDEESQQALLPILDIDIQKYQTFGGEKINFTPAEVRCLCTTREIGIDLICMKHISYHPLYHVETPYFVIPGKSYRKDNKLLFGALLNKCEAKDLMIICAVKIRKSFGTSLYTMIPNVKSGGFYLYKIPFKENVQNISEYFPEYIYDDNEKKPPIVPNGVELLEQIIKKLSIEYNPKLFSNPEVQDQHQMIEALALDLEKPEPLPDDTLPKTDKMYKLVNDLLNDYDKVFMDKMDDINDDPPEKKHKKSNKVMKPSDFSKNKIQEYLRTGQIATFTVPQLKQMLETLGLKLSGKKDELINRIEKHFE, encoded by the exons ATGGAATCGTGCAGTGATGATGATATAGAAAATGATCTTGAAGACCTCTATGGTGTTAGAGATGGTACACTTTTTGTGATTGATGCGACACCTTCAATGTTTAAAAATGATCCAGATAATCCATATTTTTTACAATGCATTAAG CAATACAAAGAGGTTCTCAAGCAAAAATTGGTATGGGACAGACAAGATTGGATAGGTTTAGTTTTATTTGGAACTGAAATATGGGACAAGGATCCTGAAATCAAACATATATTGACTCTTCAGAAATTAGGTCTACCTTCAAGAGAGAGCATGaaagaaataatgaaaatag ATGAAGGAAACAAGTGGAAGGACTATAGGGATATTGCTTCCTCTACGGCTTatccactatatgatgtacttTGGCATGCAGCAGAAGTATTCTCTGCTATCCGCATAACTATGCCGATGAGAAGAGTAATTATTTTTACATCTTGCGATAATCCTCCATGCAATGATAATGAAAAACATAGAATAAGAGTACAAGCAACGAGTTATAGTGACATAGATCTTCAGTTATTAGTTGTCGGTTTGGGTGAAAATTGGAATCATGATttattctataaagatttggaAATGCTATCTAAGAAAATCGATGAAGATGATTACAATAGAATATCTTTGAAAGATATAGTGGAACAAGTAAAATTGCCATCTAGAAATATGGCGCAGCTACCTTGGAGACTTGGAGAAAATGTGATTATAGATGTATCTCTTCGCAGTCTTTCTGT CAAAACATcatatttgaaaaaagaaaatataagtaAAAAAAGCAATATTCCTTTGACTTCACACACATATCATGTAGTGGATGAAGATAATGATATA GAAGAAGTAGGGGATGAAGAAAGTCAACAAGCATTGTTACCTATTTTAGATATAgatattcaaaaatatcaaacatTTGGTGGtgagaaaataaattttacacCAGCAGAAGTAAGATGCTTATGTACAACACGAGAAATAGGCATTGATCTAATCTGTATGAAACACATTTCTTATCATCCTCTATATCATGTTGAAACACCATACTTTGTCATACCAGGCAAAAGTTATCGTAAAG ATAACAAATTGCTATTTGGTGCGTTACTCAATAAATGTGAAGCCAAAGATTTAATGATAATATGTGCTGTTAAAATCAGAAAAAGTTTTGGTACAAGCCTATATACTATGATACCAAATGTAAAAAGTGGGGgattttatttgtataaaataccaTTTAAAG AAAATGTGCAAAACATTAGCGAATATTTCCCAGAATATATATATGATGATAATGAAAAGAAGCCTCCAATTGTTCCAAATGGAGTTGAATTATTAGaacaaattataaaaaaattaagtaTCGAATATAATccaaaattgttttcaaatcctGAAGTACAGGATCAACATCAAATGATAGAAGCCCTAGCTTTGGATTTGGAAAAACCTGAGCCTCTACCTGACGATACAC TTCCAAAAACTGACAAGATGTATAAACTGGTAAATGATTTATTGAACGATTATGATAAAGTATTTATGGATAAGATGGATGATATAAATGATGATCCACCAgagaaaaaacataaaaaaagtAACAAAGTAATGAAACCAAGTGATttttcaaagaataaaattcaAGAATATTTGAGAACAGGACAG ATAGCAACTTTTACTGTGCCACAATTAAAGCAAATGTTAGAGACATTGGGATTAAAATTATCCGGTAAAAAAGATGAATTAATAAATAGGATTGAAAAACATTTTGAATGA